The genomic interval CCGCGGTCAGGCTTGAGGCGTCCTATTACTCCGATTACCAATTCATCCTCATGGAGGCCGAATTCGTTTCGCATGTTTTTTACGGGTCCTTCGTATGGCGTAATTCCCGGTGGAACAACACTGGTTCTCTCAACGGGGAAGCGAAAACCCTTTATGTCCTGGTCCATGATTTTATTACTATAGCTCACAATGCCGTCAGTCCGTGACATGGACCATTTCATAAACATGTTTACGGGCATACCGTCCCTTTTATGATCTGTCCGGACAATCAAGGGACGTTTTCTCATGAAAGAGAGCGAAAAGATTGCAGTAAAGTAATCATGGGAGAGGTTTGTGTGAACAATGTCAATGCCGTTTTTTAGAACATATGCCTGTATGGCCCTTACATCATGGGACCAGTCTTTCAAAGAAAAGTATCTGTTGAGCCTGAACCCGTCGTAGGATTTGAAATTCCTTTTTTTTATCTCTTTCTCGACTGTTCTCCCCTGAAAATCCTCAGGGGTTTTTCTGTAGGCAAGGGTAACATCAACCCCTTCATTTGTGAGGGCTTCGCAGAGCGATAGTGTGGGCTCGGCAGGCCCTGTCCACTTCCAGTCACTGAAAAGGTGGAGAATCTTCATAGGAAACCCTTATCAATTCGTCGTTCGTCGTTCGTCGTTCGTACTTCGATGTACGGTGTACGATGTACGGTGTACGGGTTATTTCGCAACCCGCAATTGATTTTACGTTCCATAAAACTCCCTTATACGCTTTGACACATACATCACCTCATCCTCTTTCAGCGACGGATACATGGGTAAGGATATGATCTCTTTTACGACCTGTTCCGCAACCGGGAAGTCCCCTGTTTT from Pseudomonadota bacterium carries:
- a CDS encoding glycosyltransferase, with amino-acid sequence MKILHLFSDWKWTGPAEPTLSLCEALTNEGVDVTLAYRKTPEDFQGRTVEKEIKKRNFKSYDGFRLNRYFSLKDWSHDVRAIQAYVLKNGIDIVHTNLSHDYFTAIFSLSFMRKRPLIVRTDHKRDGMPVNMFMKWSMSRTDGIVSYSNKIMDQDIKGFRFPVERTSVVPPGITPYEGPVKNMRNEFGLHEDELVIGVIGRLKPDRG